Part of the Moorella sp. E308F genome, TTGGCTTCGGGTTTATAGTCCTGGTAAGGGTGATGGCCGTCCTTTAAAGCAGCCATTAAAGCGATGGTGGTAAAACGCCATGAGCCCGGATTGGGGGCTCGCCACCGGACCGCAAGGAACGGTGGTATTTTTTTGGGGGAATTTTTTTGCGCTTGCATACCTGGAAAGAGCTCGTCTACCTCGACGCCATGGCCCTGGTCCTGGCCCTAATCATCCTCCTGGGCGGTCCCCAGCCCCTGCGGGTCGCCCTGGGGCTGCCCTTTGTCCTCTTTTTGCCGGGCTATTGCCTGATAGCGGCCCTTTTTCCCCGGCAGGGGGACCTGGACGGCATCGAGAGGATAGCATTGAGCTTTGGCCTGAGCATCGCCGTCGTACCCCTCATCGGGCTGGGCCTCAACTACACCCCCTGGGGCATCCGCCTCTACCCCATCCTTATTTCCCTGTTAATCTGGATCCTGGGCCTCTCCGCCCTGGGCCTCACCCGCCGCCGGCGGCTGCCCCCGGAGGAGCGTTTTACCATCGCCCTGGAGCTCAAGCCCCCGGCCTGGCGCGCCCTCACACCCCTGGATCGGGTCCTCTCCATTGTCCTCATTGCGGCCATAATCTTTGCCGTGGGCAGCATCGTCTACGTCGTCAAGACGCCCAAAGTGGGGGAGCGCTTCACGGAATTTTACATCCTCGGGCCTTCCGGCAACGCGGAAGGCTACCCGCGCCGGCTCACCCTGGGTGAGAGCGGCCGGGTCATTTTAGGCATCGTCAACCACGAGTACGCCCGGGTGGAGTACAGGGTGACGGTGCGCCAGGGGACGGACGACCTGGTGCAGCTCGGCCCCCTGGTGTTAAACCATGAGGAGAAATGGGAAGAACCCCTCGCCTTTACCCCCCGCCGGGCCGGAGAGAACCAGAAAATCGAGTTTCTCCTCTACAAAACCGGAGAGACGCCCCAGCCGGGCATACCTTACGTGAAGGCAGGCGACACGACGCCCTCCGTAGAACCTTATCGCAGCCTGCACCTGTGGATAAACGTCGTCAATCCCAGCCCAGCAAACAGTCCGGGAGATGAAGCCAGTTGAGCAGTCCCCAGCCCATGCCCCAGGCACCTTTTAAAATCTTCCTCGCGAGGCAGGGGGAATACCTGCCCTGGTATTACGGCGTCCTTTTAACCGCGGCCGAAATCCTGACGGCCCTCATGTACATACCCGCCGGCCTGGCCCTGCACTTCAGCATCTTGATCCTCTTAATCCTTCAGGCCGCCCTGGAGGCGGGAAAACCCCGCCACGCCCTTTACCAGGCCCTCACCCTGGCGCCCCTGACACGCATCATGAGCCTGACCCTGCCCCTGGGCAGCTTTCCCCTGATGTGGTGGTACGCCATCACCAGCCTGCCCCTTTTGGCGGCGGCCGGGGCTGCGGCCGCCATCTGCGGCTTTAAGGCCGCCGACCTGGGCCTGGTCCGGGGCCGCCCCGGGCTGCAGGTCCTGGTGGCCCTGAGCGGCCTGCCTCTGGGCCTCCTGGAATACCTGATCTTAAAACCCCAGCCCCTGGCGGCGGGCCTCGACTGGCGCCATCTGTGGCTTGCGGCCCTGATCCTCCTCATATGCACCGGCTTTATGGAGGAGCTGGTCTTCCGCGGCCTCATCATGCGGGCGGCTACAATCGCCGCCGGGCCGCGCTTTGCCCTCTACTACATGAGCTTTATCTTCGCCGTCCTGCATATCACCCACCGCTCGGTCCTGGACGTCTTCTTCGTTTTTGCCGTGGCCCTCTTTTTCGGCTGGGTAGTCCAAAAGGATCGCTCCATCCTGGGGGTCACCCTGGCCCACGGCCTTACCAATATCACCCTTTACCTCATCTGGCCCAACCTGTTATAATTTCTCTGGGTGATACATCCATGCGCGCCAGGATTATCCTCGGCGGGGTCGCCGCCCTCATTCTGGGGAGCGGCCTCCTGCTGTATTTTCTTTTCGGCTTGCCTGCCGGCAGGGGGACGGCGCCGATGCCCTTTTTTGGACCATCCCCGGGCGAGACGGGCTGGCAGGCGCCGGGTGCCGGTGCCCGGACACCCGCGGGAAGCCCGCCGCCCGCACCGGGAGAAGGGGCGGCGGAGGTGTCCCCGGCTCCCGGTGGGGCAGCGCCGGCGCCGGGAGGCTCCCAGCAGCCCCAGACCTCTCCCGGGCTGCCCGAGCAGGAGAACCAGGTCTGGCAGGAGTACGCGCCGCGCCTCCTGGCCCTGCAGGAGGAGTACCAGGGCCGCCTGGACGCCCTGCTGGCCCGCGCCTATGCCGACTACCAGCGCCATAAAAACGACAGGGCTAAGCTCCTTTCCCTGGCCGCCTACTACATCAAGGAGGGCACGGCCCTGGAAAGGGAGGCCGACGGCGCCTTCAACAGCATCGCCGCCGCCATGGAAGCAGAACTGAAAGAACGCCACCTGCCCCTGACCATGGTCCAGGACCTGCGGCGCCGGTACCGGGACTTAAAGCAGCAGCGGCGAAGGGCCATCTTCAGCCGCGCCTGGGAATTAATTAATTCCCAGGCAAATTTTTCTCTGGAAAAGAAGGAAATTGTTTCTTGACGGCGAATATAAGAGAAACCAGTGGGACTAAAGTCTTATACAATCTGGTACTTATCTAGGACCATAGTCATGTTATCGTCTTATATAAAGTGGTGATATCAATTTGCAGCACTGCGACGTGGCAGTAGTCGGCGCCGGACCGGCCGGCTGCAGCGCGGCGCGCCTGATTGCGGCGGTCGGTTTCCGGGTAATCATCCTGGAAGAACACAACCAGATTGGCGAACCCCTGCAGTGCTCCGGCCTCATCAGCCCCCGCACCCTGGAGCTTGCCGGTTACCAGGGGGAGCTGCGCCACGCCCTCCACGGCTTCAACCTCCACAGCCCCGCGGGTTACACCCTGGGATTCCAAACCAATAAAACCTACGCCGTGGCCGTCGACCGCGTGGCCCTGGACCGGCAGCTGGCAGACACCGCCCGGGCGGCGGGAGCGGAGCTGATCACCGGGGCCAGGGTGGGAAGATTGCAGTATGCAGGTGACGGTATAATCCTGCACGCCTCGGGAACTGCCGTCAAGGCTCGGCTGGTCATCGCCGCCGATGGGGCCCGCTCATCTTTCGCCCGCCGTTTGGGCCTCAGGCCGCGGGAGATTATCCCCCTGGCGGCGGCGGAAATAGAGCTGGGACCGGGGAGCCGGGCCCGGGAGGACGTCATCGAGCTCTTCCTGGGGCAGGACCTCGCCCCCGGCTGGTTCGGCTGGCTCTTCCCGGCGGGCAAGGGCCGGGCGCGAATCGGCGTCGGGGTAGGCCTTAAAGGCCCCAGTCCCCGGCGCTGCCTGGACATGCTGTTGAAACGCTATCCGGAATACTTCAGTAAAGCGAAGATCCTACGGTATACAAGTGGCTGCGTGCCCATCGGGCCGCCGCCCCGCTTTTACGGCGAGCGGGTGATGCTTTTAGGCGATGCCGCCGCCCAGGTAAAGCCCATCTCCGGCGGCGGCCTCTACCTGGGGCTGCACGCGGCCCGGCACTGCGCCCGCACGGCCATCCAGGCCCTGGAGCAAAAAGACTTTAGCGCCGCTGTTCTTGCGGGCTACCAGGAAGCCTGGGAAAAAGAGTTCGGCGCGGCCCTGCGCAGCGACCTGGTGCTGCGGGAATTATTCCTTTCTTTGAACGATACGAAAGCCGATTATCTCACCCGCTTTTTCGACAACAGCTTCTGGCGGCAGTTTATCGCCCGGTACGCCGACATCGACTACCCCTCGTTCCTGGTGAAAAAAATCCTGGGAACGGGGCTCCTGCCGCGTAAGTTCTTTCAACTGGCCCTAGACCTGGGCGGATTTATCGGCCGCATCGTGAACAGGGAGGGAAACCGCCGCTCCCTGCCGGCCCTGGAAGCGGGAGAGTATCAAGCAACAACATAGAAAAACCTGGAGAAAAATAATAGGCACTCAAAATGGTAAGAAACATAAGCGGAGGCTGTGAACCCTGGCCCGTATGTGGGCGCCTGGACCAGGGCGAGCCAGTGGCGCAACCGGCCGCTGTTTTGCAAATGGCGGTTTTTGTATTTTTATGGGGGTGGTTTTTTGCCGGCGGCAGTAGTCATCATGGCCGGGGGGTCGGGCGAGCGGTTCTGGCCCTACAGCAGGAAAGAGAAGCCCAAGCAGTTCCTGGAGATTGCCGGCAAGGGCAGCCTCCTCCAGCAGACGGTCCGGAGGGCCCTGCTGCTCACCTCTATAGAAAATATCTACATAGTGACGGGAAAAGAGTATACAGAGCTGGTACGCGAGCAGGTGCTGGAACTTTTGCCGGCAAACCTGCTGGTCGAGCCCGTGGGACGCGATACGGCCCCGTGCATAGCTCTAGCGGCCGCCTATCTGGCGGCAAAAAATACGGAAACAATGATGGTTGTATTGCCGGCCGACCATATGGTGCTGGATAATGACGCTTTCTGCGCGACGATCCAGGAAGGCCTGAAGGTAGCGGCAAGCACCGGCGGCCTGGTGACCGTCGGCATCCAGCCAACCCGGCCGGAAACAGGCTACGGTTACATCCATGTGGGCGTGAAGAAGATCGAGGCGGGCCGGGCCTACCCCGTCGACCGTTTTGTCGAAAAGCCCGACGCCCGCCAGGCGGCGGCCTACCTGGCCTCCGGCGAGTATTTGTGGAACAGCGGCATGTTCATCTGGCAGGTCAAAGCCATCCGAGAAGCCATCAGGCGCCACCTGCCGGAGCTGGCGGCCAGGATGGCCCCCATCGAGGCCGCCGTCGGCACAGAGGACTTTGCATGCATGCTCCGCGACCATTTCCCGAGCCTCCCCAAAATATCCATCGACTATGGGGTCATCGAAAAGGCGGACAACGTCTGGGTCGTGCCCGGCAGTTTCGGCTGGGACGACCTGGGGACCTGGACCGCCCTGGAACGGGTGATGGAGCCGGACAGCCGCGGCAACCTGATCCAGGGCCAGGCGGTGCTGCTGGATACCGAGAACGTCATCGCCAGGAACGACAACGGGGAAAAGCTGATGGTGGCCTTCGGCCTGAAAGATCTGCTCATCGTCGATATGCCCGACGTCCTTTTAGTCGCCCATAAAGACAGGGTGCCGGAGCTCAAGAAAGTGATCCAGGAGCTGCAAAAGCAGGGCCTGGGCAGGTTCTTGCACAGCCTCCTCGAGGAGGGGGACCGGGTGAGCGGCCTCCTGGCCGGCCTGGACTGGAAATGCCCTGTCGTGGAGAAGCCCTGGGGCAGGGAAATCCTGTGGACCCAGACCCCATCCTATGCCGGCAAGATCCTGCAGGTGCAGCCGGGGCACTCCTTAAGCCGCCAGTACCACCGGGAAAAGCGGGAAACCATGTGGTTTTTAAAGGGTGAAGGCGAGCTGGAGCTGGGTGGTAGGAAGATCCAGGTAAGGCCGAATATGATCTTTGACATCCCGCCGGGCACTGTCCACCGCATCCGGGCCAAAACCGGGATGGTAGTCCTGGAGGTGTCATCGCCGCATCTGGACGACGTCATCCGCCTGGAAGACGCCTACGGCCGCACGGACTTAAGAGCGGAGAATTATTAAAAGGTGAAGCATCGATGAATCCTTCTGTTTTTAAAGCCTACGATATCCGCGGCGTGGCCGACCGGGACTTCCCGGATGATGAAGTCGAAAAACTGGGGAGAAGTTTAGGGACCTATTTTCAGGCCCACGGTTACCGGCAGGTCGTCCTCGCCAGGGACAACCGCCGGCATTCTTCCCGCCTGCGGGATGCCCTAGTACAGGGCCTCACCGCTGCGGGGTGCGACTGTATCGACATCGGCGAGACCATCACCCCGGTCTTTTACTTTGCCCACCACCACCTGAACCTGAAGGCCGGCGTTATGATCACCGCCAGCCACAACCCGCCCCAGGATAACGGTTTCAAGGTCTACTGCGGCGAGGGCACCATCTTCGGCGCGGCCATCCAGGAAGTAAGGCGCATCATGGAAAGAGGAGAGTTTAAATCCGGTCGGGGTCGGGTGGCAGAGGTCCAGGTGGAAGACAGCTACATAGATTATATAGCTTCCCGCATAAAGCTTAAGTCAAGGTTGCGGGTAGTTGCCGACGGCGGCAACGGCACGGCCGGTCCGGTGGCGGTGAAACTCCTCCAGACCCTGGGCTGCCAGGTAATCCCCCTGTACTGCGATTCCGATCCAGCCTTTCCCCACCACCACCCCGACCCCACGGTGGTGGAAAACCTGGTGGATTTAAGGCAGGCGGTCCTGGACAATAAAGCCGACCTGGGCGTTTCCTTTGACGGCGATGGCGACCGGCTGGGTGTAATCGACGACCGGGGCCAGGTTATCTGGGGCGATATGCTCCAGATCCTCTTCTGGCGCGAGATCATGCCCCGCTACCTCGGCAGCCGGGCCATAGTCGAAGTAAAGTGCAGCCAAACCCTGGTGGATGAGATCACCCGGCTGGGCGGACGGCCGTTCTTTTACAAAACAGGCCACTCCCTCATCAAAGCCAAGATGCGGGAACTGGGCATCCCCTTTACCGGCGAGATGTCCGGGCACCTCTTTTTCGCCGACGAATACTTCGGTTACGACGATGCCCTCTATGCCGCGGCAAGGCTTTTGCGCATTGTCGCCGGCGGGGGCCGGAAGCTGTCAGAACTCCTGGCCGATGTGCCAAGGCTACCTATCACGCCGGAGATCCGCATCCCCTGCCCGGAAAAGCAAAAGCAGGCGGTTATCAGCGGCATAACGGATTCTTTTCGCCGGGAAGGGTACGAGGTAATCGATGTCGACGGCGCCCGGGTCGTTTTTCCAAGTGGCTGGGGCCTCATCCGCGCCTCCAATACCCAGGAAGTGCTGGTTTTGAGGTGCGAGGCGAAGAGCGAAGGGGAGCTGGAGGAAATCAAGAAAAAGTTTGAGGAAAAGCTGAGAGCTTATATCAGCGGCCCGGTAGTTTGGGATTAAAGAGCCGGCAGGAAGAGGTGAAGAAGTTGCTGCCCTTAGAAAAGCTGAGGAGAGAAGAGGTTGAGGAACGCGGGGCGGCCAGTATTAGCGCCAAGCCCGCCCATACGATAATCATCCCAGCCTATAACGAAGAACAGGGTTTACCCGTAGTGCTGGAGAAGATCTTGAAGCTCGTCGATGATAATTTTGAGATCCTCATTGTCGACGACGGCTCTACCGACAATACGGCGGTAGTGGCCCGGAGGTACCCCTGCCGCTTGATCAGGCATAAATTTAACCGGGGCAAAGGCGCGGCCATGAAGACCGGCATCCAGAACGCCCGGGGCGAGAATATCATCTTCATCGACGCCGATGACACCTACCCGGCTGAAACCATCCTGGAAATTGCCGCCGCCCTGGAGAATTACGATTATGTCGTCGCTTCAAGGAGCAAAGGGAAGCAGAATATCCCCGCCTTCAACCGGATAGGCAACGCCATTTTCCGTAACTCCATACGTTACATTTACGGCTTTAAAGCCTATGACCCCCTCACCGGCCTTTACGGCCTCAAGAAGACGTACCTGGAAAAGATGGACCTGCACTCCCGCGGCTTTGGCATTGAATCGGAAATAGCCATCAAAGCCGCGGCCATGGGGTTGAAGATCAAAGATATACCAATCGTCTACAGGGAACGGATCGGGAAAGCGAAGCTGAACGGCCTCAGGGACGGGTACCGCATAGGGTGCACCATTTTAAAGCACCTGCCCCTGTACAACCCGACCCTGACCTTTATCCTGCCGGGCCTGTTGCTCTTTTTGGCCGGCTTAATAGCCATGATAGGTTTTGTCAGGGAACCCCAGCAGCTCCGGGGTATAGCGGCCTCCTTGTTGATGCTGGCCGGTTTCCAGGTTGTCACCCTGGGTGTCGCCAGCAAGCTCTACGGGTTAGTACATAAAAACAGGAAACCAAATCCCATCATGATGTATTTTTTGCGAAGCAGGGTTGATAGGAAGATGTTCCTATTATCCCTTATTATAATCCTTATTTCCGTCGCTTGCCTCCTGATGGTGGCTAAAGATCAGCCGGGGATGGAAGTCTACTCATTACCCCTGCTTACAGGCGGCCTGCTGGGAGTGCTGTTGTTTTTTGCGGCGATATTTCTATCCATCTTCGTTCCCGATGTTTCTTCCCGCAACATTAAATTAAGCTAGGGGCAGAAAAAGTGCGTATCTGCATCGTCGGATCTTCCAAAAAGTTCTTCAGCGGCATTTCGGCTTATACCATTGTCATGGCCAATGCCTTTGTCGAGCAGGGCCATAAAGTATCCGTCGTCCTACTGTGTCCATTACCATTAGCACAAATTATGATGACTAAGTAAAACGCAACCCGGTAGTGCATGGGGTGATAGTACTGATAAGGGTATTGGGGTTAATATTACAGCAGAAAATTTTTGGTTATATTTAATACCTTAATACAGGGGTTTTCAGGAGATGTTACTTTAGGATGAGAGACCCTGAGGTAAGTATAATTATTGTCACTTATAACAGTAAAAGATATTTACAAAGGTGTTTGGAGAGTATTTACAGACAAACCTCCTTTTCTTATGAAGTAATAATAGTTGATAATTGTTCTATAGATGACACTGTTGAATATGTTCAAAATAATTTTCCGAGCGTACGGGTTATAAGAAATACACAAAACAAGGGATATGGAGCTGGAAATAACCTGGGTGTTAAATATGCCAGAGGCAAATTTATCGTTATTTTAAATCCGGATACAGTTGTCGAGAATAATTGGTTATATGAAATTATTAAGCCATTGGAAACAGGAGATAGGTTAATCACTATACCGAAGGTATTATTATATGATGGATCTAGAATAAATACGTGTGGTTTAAACATACACTTTACGGGTTTAGCTTTCTTGATTGGTTTTGGCAAGAAATCCAATGAGTATAATGATATAATGGAGGTTTATGGAATTGCAGGTTGTTGTTTTGCTATGCAGAAAAAGTATTATCAAGATTTAGGTGGCTTTGATGAACGTATTTTTATGTATCAAGACGACGTTGATTTTTCTATAAACGCTAGACTTTCCGGGTTTAAGATTTTATTTGTTCCTAAAGCTATAATAAGGCATGATTATACATTGAAAGTGGATAATAATAAAATATACCTTTTAGAAAAAGGTAGATATCTTATTTTAAAAAAATACTATAAACCATTAAATATAATGTTGATGATGCCATCAATAATTATGAGTGAGATTTTAACACTTGGATATTCACTAAAATTTGGTTTAAAAGGTGTATATAAAAAATACAAGGGTCTTTATGATGTATTAAAAATAAAAGATAGTTCAAGGAAAAAAGTTAACGATATTGGAATGTTTAGTAACTTGTTGCCAACAGAGAATCAGCTTCAAAGTAAAGTTATTAATGTATGTATCTCTCTTGTAAATGCAGTCTTTTATTTAAATTCATTAGTTTATAGGATTTTAAAGCTGACATATTAACTAATAATCAGTTTAGCTGGGGATTTCTTCGCTCATTATTAATTAGAAATGGGGATAGACATGAATTTATTAAGTTTATGTCCTTATTGGATTAATCCTCCGACAGGAGGAGGACCAATACGTGTTTTAAATATTACTAAGGAACTTGCAAATTATTTTAAGATTAAACAATTTTGCTTCAGGCCTACGTTAACACATGGTATACATATTAAAAGCAATAAAAGTATATATTATAACTATTACCAGTATCAGGTTTTTAATCCTATTATTTTACTTTCATCATTTCTTTTATATAAATTAAATTTACCACCAGATTTGTTACAGGGTAATATCCTATATTATTTGTCACCGAAATTAAAGAAAGAGATTATTTCGTCAGATATAATTCAGATAGAACATCCTTGGCTTATACCATTTGTAAAAAAGGTTGCCCCTACAAAAAAGACAGCATTAATGTGTCATAATTTTGAAGCCGATTTGTTTAAACAAGAAAGTACTTATATCGGAAAATCTTCTCAAATGGTTTTTAAATATATTAAAAATATTGAGTACCATGCTTTAAATTTGGCTGATTATATTTTTGTTTGCTCAAAAGACGATGAAAATAGAATAAAAGATTATTATAAGATTACTAGAGAATTTTATTATGCACCAAATGGTGTTGATGTGGATTATTTTAGGCCTCCTGATAAACTTGAAAAAATGAATGCTAAAAAAAAGTTGGGTTTAGATAACAAATTTGTAATAATTTTTACAGGGGGAATACATAAACCCAATTTAGAAGCTATTGAATTTATTAAGGAAATCGCAGGAGAATTGAGTTCATTCTGTACGATAATTATCCTAGGAGCAGCCGGAACACAATACAAGAATAGTTATAGTGATAATTTGATTTTTACAGGATATGTAAAAGATCTTAGACTATATTATTTTGCGGCAGATTTGGCAATAAATCCATTAAGTATAGGGAGTGGAACTAGTTTAAAATTTGCAGAATATTTATCTTGCGGTCTTCCAACAATATCTACAAACATAGGCGCTCGAGGATATGAAGTTATTGATGGTAAACATGTGTTATTATGTAAACGATCAAATATCGTAGAGTGTATTCGCCTTCTTTATAATAATAAAAACTTGCGAAAGACTATAGGTTTTGAAGGAAGAAAACTGATGGTTCAAAAATATAGTTGGAAGAAAATAGCGAAATCAATTGCGCAGGTATATTTAAATAATTTAGCTTAAGCTCAAACACAAAAAGGTCTGATGAACATTGAGTCAATCATTAGTGTGTATAATTATCCTCAACTGGAACGGCCTTAAAAATACCTTGGAATGCATTGAATCAGTCAAAAAAATTACCTATCCTAGCTATAAAATAATTGTTGTTGATAATGCTTCAGCCAATAATGAGGCCTATTCCCTGCGCAAAAATTGTTCCGGGGATATCGACATACTTTTAACTGCTAAAAATTATGGCTATACAGGTGGCAATAATGTGGGTATCTCCTATGCCCTGGAAAAATATGATCCTGGATACATATTAATCTTGAATAACGATATCATCGTTGATCCAGATTTTTTAACCATTATGGTTAACGTAGCCCAATCAGACGAGAAAACAGGTATTGTCGGCGGAAAGGTTTATTACCATCGTTATCCTAATTTGATCCAGGCCGCCGGGGCCGGAATCAATATGTACTTTGGAAAATCCTATCATATTGGCGATAGGCAGTTTGATAAGGGTCAATATGATACCCAACAAAGCGTGGACTATGTTATGGGTTGTTGCATGCTTATCAAAAGAGAGGTAATAAATAAAATCGGACTGCTGGATGAGCAGTTCTTCTGTTACTGGGACGAAACTGACTACTGCTTTCGTTGTCGGAAAGCCGGTTATAATGTGATCTATACCCCCCTGGCCCGGGTCTGGCACAAAAACCCCGTCAAGCTCAAAATATGGGAACGAACTCAAAACAAAAGCGTCCGGTCGGCGATACCGTATTATTATACAACCAGAAATAATTTCCTTTTCATGCGTAAACATGCCAGAGGGATTGAGTTTTTAACTTTTATTCTATATTTCTTTTCCTACAATTTAATTTTTGTTACAGGAGTATGTTTGGTGTTTCATCGGGATATAACAAGGTTTAAAAGTTTTTTAAGGGGTATTTTAGATGGGATAAAATTTATGCCAAAAAAGGTTTGTGATGAAAAAGAGTATATTTTACTGTTAACGAAGGAGAATGAGGCAATTGTTTCTAATTAAATCTCAAAAATTACAGCGAAAAGATTTGATGTTTATCGCAGTATTTTTTTTAGTAACTATAGAGTTTATTTTGTTAGAGCATTCCGGTATCCATTTATTTGGATTGAGACAAGTTTTTTCTTTTATATTCTTTACATATATTCCGGGTTACCTGTTGCTGCATATTTTGAAGTTTAATATTGACGATAAGATTAAACTTATTCTTTTTTCGGTAGGATTAAGCATATCTTACTTAATGATAACAGCTTTATTAATCAATTTGATATATCCTTTATTTGGGATATCTAAGCCTATTACTTTTTGGCCGGTTTTGGTTTCATGTATAGTTACTACATTTTTGTTGTTAGTAATATGCAGTTTCTATATGAGAAAAGAAAATAACATATATCCAGATAAAGTAAGCCAAATGATAAAAACAACGTCATATGAAAAAATCTTACCCATATATGTTGTTTTATTGTCAATACTTGCAGCATATTATATAAGAAACCTCGAGAATAACATAATAGCACTTTGTTTTATTGTTTTAGTCGAGGGACTTTTTGTTTTTTATACTTTTAAAAACAGCACTAGAGAAACTTTATCGCTAATCATTTATTCTATTTCATTGGCAATGTTGTTGGTGAATGTTTTGTATT contains:
- a CDS encoding glycosyltransferase family 2 protein — encoded protein: MCIIILNWNGLKNTLECIESVKKITYPSYKIIVVDNASANNEAYSLRKNCSGDIDILLTAKNYGYTGGNNVGISYALEKYDPGYILILNNDIIVDPDFLTIMVNVAQSDEKTGIVGGKVYYHRYPNLIQAAGAGINMYFGKSYHIGDRQFDKGQYDTQQSVDYVMGCCMLIKREVINKIGLLDEQFFCYWDETDYCFRCRKAGYNVIYTPLARVWHKNPVKLKIWERTQNKSVRSAIPYYYTTRNNFLFMRKHARGIEFLTFILYFFSYNLIFVTGVCLVFHRDITRFKSFLRGILDGIKFMPKKVCDEKEYILLLTKENEAIVSN